In the genome of Terriglobales bacterium, one region contains:
- the eda gene encoding bifunctional 4-hydroxy-2-oxoglutarate aldolase/2-dehydro-3-deoxy-phosphogluconate aldolase, with amino-acid sequence MTKQEVSKRIQEIGIVPVVRAASAAQGMKAAEAVCAGGIPIVEMTMTVPGAIDLIAQLSKSMGSEVLVGAGTVIDADTAQRCLDAGAQFLVSPGFDLETVKLANRKGILIMAGGLTPTEVITAWKAGSDFVKIFPCGTVGGAKYIKALKAPLPQVPMVPTGGVNLTTAADFIQAGSAALGVGGELVSAAALASGNTAEITENARKFVAIVRETRQQLNKAAAK; translated from the coding sequence ATGACCAAGCAGGAAGTTTCAAAGCGAATTCAAGAAATCGGAATTGTTCCTGTCGTACGCGCAGCCTCGGCTGCGCAGGGCATGAAAGCAGCAGAGGCCGTTTGCGCCGGAGGCATTCCCATCGTCGAAATGACGATGACCGTTCCCGGCGCCATCGACCTCATTGCACAGCTCTCGAAATCCATGGGCTCGGAAGTTTTAGTCGGAGCAGGCACTGTTATCGACGCCGATACCGCACAGCGCTGTCTCGATGCCGGGGCGCAATTCCTCGTCAGCCCCGGCTTCGATCTCGAAACCGTGAAACTCGCCAACCGGAAAGGCATTCTCATTATGGCCGGAGGACTCACGCCCACCGAGGTCATCACTGCCTGGAAGGCCGGTTCCGACTTCGTGAAGATATTCCCCTGCGGCACAGTCGGAGGCGCCAAGTACATCAAGGCCCTTAAGGCTCCTCTGCCGCAGGTCCCCATGGTTCCTACCGGCGGTGTGAACCTCACCACCGCCGCCGATTTCATTCAGGCCGGCTCAGCCGCGCTGGGCGTGGGCGGAGAACTGGTTTCCGCCGCAGCGTTGGCTTCTGGCAATACTGCTGAAATTACCGAAAATGCCCGCAAGTTCGTCGCGATCGTTCGTGAAACACGGCAGCAACTTAATAAGGCGGCGGCGAAGTAG
- a CDS encoding MFS transporter encodes MAGQLKQHIGRFRWVICTVLLIGVTKNYMDRLVIGVLKNTLMVELGWSETDYGYLVMAFTFSYAIGMVVIGRIVDWLGTRLGYVFAMVTWSLAAMSHGFLSSLSGFIAARSVLGFGEAGVFPASLKAVAEWFPKKERALAVGIFNAGTNVGAIITPPLVAWITYHWGWRMAFISLGGVGLIWLVLWMWIYKEPEDHPRVSKSELDYIKSDPVDPPGRMPWSSLLGYRQTWAFMLGKFITDPIWWFYLFWVPGFLQKEHGLKLMDVGLPLVVIYLIADVGSIAGGWASSSMIRHGRTPNASRKLTMLACAIAVIPIVFAPSVSSTWGAVLLIGLATAAHQGFSSNLLTLPSDMFPAKAVASVVGLGGMAGSLGGVLIARIVSYLLEKTGNYAIPFAIAGSAYLIGLLVIHLLVPKLQMATIKEARS; translated from the coding sequence ATGGCTGGCCAACTGAAGCAGCACATCGGGCGTTTCCGCTGGGTCATTTGTACGGTCCTGCTCATCGGCGTAACCAAGAACTACATGGACCGCCTGGTTATCGGCGTCCTGAAAAACACGCTGATGGTTGAGCTCGGCTGGTCGGAAACCGACTACGGCTATCTCGTGATGGCGTTCACTTTCTCCTATGCCATTGGCATGGTGGTGATTGGGCGCATCGTTGATTGGCTGGGTACGCGCCTTGGTTACGTTTTCGCCATGGTGACCTGGAGCCTTGCGGCCATGTCCCACGGCTTCCTCTCGTCGCTATCGGGTTTTATCGCAGCTCGCTCGGTGCTCGGATTCGGTGAAGCAGGCGTTTTTCCGGCAAGCCTCAAAGCCGTCGCCGAATGGTTTCCTAAGAAAGAACGCGCCCTGGCCGTCGGCATCTTTAACGCCGGCACCAACGTAGGCGCAATCATCACGCCTCCCCTTGTTGCATGGATCACTTACCACTGGGGATGGCGCATGGCTTTCATCTCGCTTGGCGGCGTGGGTCTGATTTGGCTCGTCCTCTGGATGTGGATCTACAAGGAACCCGAGGACCACCCCCGCGTCTCCAAGTCCGAACTGGATTACATCAAGAGTGACCCTGTCGACCCGCCGGGAAGAATGCCCTGGAGCAGTCTTCTCGGGTACCGCCAGACGTGGGCCTTCATGTTGGGCAAGTTCATTACCGACCCGATTTGGTGGTTTTATCTTTTCTGGGTTCCTGGATTCCTGCAAAAGGAACACGGCCTGAAGTTGATGGATGTTGGCTTGCCTCTCGTAGTGATCTACCTGATTGCCGACGTTGGCAGTATCGCGGGCGGGTGGGCGTCTTCGTCCATGATCCGGCACGGACGCACTCCCAATGCCAGTCGAAAGCTTACGATGCTGGCGTGTGCTATTGCAGTCATTCCGATCGTGTTCGCACCCAGCGTTTCTTCCACGTGGGGCGCGGTGCTGTTGATCGGGTTAGCGACCGCCGCCCATCAGGGTTTCTCTTCGAATCTGCTCACCCTGCCCTCCGACATGTTTCCGGCAAAGGCCGTTGCATCTGTCGTCGGCCTTGGCGGTATGGCCGGCTCGTTGGGCGGCGTGCTCATTGCCAGGATCGTTTCTTACCTCCTGGAGAAAACTGGCAATTACGCGATTCCGTTTGCCATCGCAGGTTCAGCATATCTGATTGGTTTATTGGTAATTCATCTTCTTGTTCCGAAGCTTCAGATGGCCACCATCAAGGAGGCCCGAAGCTGA
- a CDS encoding sugar kinase has product MALQVKDKAQCRWDLVSLGEVMLRMDPGDRRIWTARNFEVSEGGGEYNVARGLKRCFGLDTAIVTALADNPIGRLVEDLMYQGGVDQTFVKWVPYDGVGRAVRNGFNFTDRGFGVRPALGCSDRGHTATSQLKPGDIDWEEIFGKLGARWFHTGGIFCALSETTPDVALEAMQAARKHGTIISYDLNYRESLWKGIGGKKRAMEVNRRIAPYVDVMLGNEEDFSAALGFEVSGMDEHISNIETEAFKKMIEKVVREFPFKVVATTLRKAKTATKNDWGAICYDGGQFYEAKMRPDLEIFDRVGGGDSFASGLVYGFLTNQGAQWAVECGAAHGALAMTTPGDTTMVTLKEVTQVMRGVGARIAR; this is encoded by the coding sequence ATGGCTCTTCAAGTCAAAGATAAGGCACAGTGTCGTTGGGACCTGGTTAGTCTGGGGGAAGTCATGTTGCGCATGGATCCGGGTGACCGCCGGATCTGGACCGCCCGCAATTTTGAGGTCTCGGAAGGCGGCGGCGAGTACAACGTCGCCCGCGGACTTAAAAGATGTTTCGGCCTGGATACGGCGATCGTCACCGCACTCGCCGATAATCCGATCGGCCGGCTCGTCGAAGATCTCATGTACCAGGGCGGCGTCGATCAGACCTTCGTAAAGTGGGTTCCGTACGACGGCGTCGGTCGCGCTGTCCGCAACGGCTTCAACTTCACCGATCGCGGTTTCGGCGTTCGCCCTGCACTCGGCTGTTCCGATCGCGGCCACACCGCAACGTCGCAACTGAAGCCCGGCGACATCGATTGGGAAGAAATCTTCGGAAAACTCGGTGCGCGTTGGTTCCATACTGGCGGCATCTTCTGTGCGCTGTCGGAAACCACTCCGGATGTCGCGCTCGAAGCGATGCAGGCGGCACGGAAGCACGGCACCATCATCTCCTACGACCTGAACTATCGTGAATCTCTCTGGAAGGGTATTGGCGGCAAAAAGCGCGCCATGGAAGTAAACCGTCGTATCGCACCTTACGTCGATGTCATGCTCGGCAACGAGGAAGATTTCTCCGCTGCCCTTGGCTTTGAGGTCAGCGGCATGGACGAGCACATCTCGAACATTGAGACCGAAGCGTTCAAGAAGATGATCGAGAAGGTCGTGAGGGAGTTTCCGTTCAAGGTAGTAGCGACCACTCTGCGCAAGGCGAAAACGGCCACGAAGAACGATTGGGGAGCCATCTGTTACGACGGCGGCCAGTTCTACGAGGCGAAGATGCGGCCCGACCTTGAGATCTTCGACCGCGTCGGCGGCGGTGATTCGTTCGCTTCCGGTCTCGTCTATGGATTCCTCACCAACCAAGGCGCGCAGTGGGCAGTCGAGTGCGGCGCGGCACACGGTGCGCTCGCCATGACGACTCCGGGCGATACAACGATGGTCACATTGAAGGAAGTCACCCAGGTGATGCGTGGCGTTGGCGCCCGCATCGCTCGCTAA
- a CDS encoding hemolysin family protein — protein MTIAFAVLVVLLLGLLTLVSYVERIHTEAGKFLSREFQENIDAYENVVEPGLKVSRERAALAIAVLEQLTNASIAMVIVYSVVRNGQWTAGDVGQAVLGVIISIVVFNRVVPFVLFSRTKGEWLGRFTLLLRVLVYLALPVTIVISFCQSVAALAREHGESVPEDASEAVDAFIEAGQEEGIIEESDRDLIQSVVEFGDKTVREVMKPRPEIFAVSEDVTVEHLTEMLRSRPYSRVPVYSGSIDKIVGIVHAHDVLQLTDAEARIRTVGSIMKTDVRFVPETKRVSDLLREMQRDNIRIEVVIDEYGAVAGIVTIEDMVEEIVGEISDEHDKVEIIKEAEDTYVMSGSMDIDRLNELFGFRSEDREATTIAGLVSEIAGRIPHPGEIITDDGLSFEVLESTDRKVVRVRVAPSHPTSESQSVRA, from the coding sequence ATGACCATCGCTTTTGCCGTGCTCGTCGTATTGCTGCTCGGACTGCTCACGCTGGTTTCCTACGTCGAGCGCATTCATACGGAAGCGGGCAAATTCCTTTCCCGCGAATTTCAGGAAAACATCGACGCTTACGAAAACGTCGTTGAACCTGGTCTCAAGGTTTCGCGGGAGCGCGCTGCACTGGCGATTGCGGTACTTGAGCAACTGACCAACGCGTCCATCGCAATGGTCATCGTCTACAGCGTCGTTCGCAATGGGCAGTGGACTGCCGGCGACGTTGGCCAGGCTGTTCTTGGCGTCATCATCTCCATCGTCGTCTTTAATCGGGTAGTTCCGTTCGTTCTGTTCTCTCGTACAAAGGGGGAATGGCTCGGCCGGTTCACTTTGTTGCTCCGCGTCCTCGTCTACTTGGCGCTGCCTGTAACCATCGTCATCAGTTTCTGCCAATCTGTAGCTGCACTGGCCAGAGAGCACGGCGAATCGGTTCCCGAAGATGCCTCCGAGGCCGTGGACGCGTTTATCGAAGCCGGACAGGAAGAGGGCATCATCGAAGAGAGCGATCGCGACCTCATCCAATCGGTCGTGGAATTTGGCGATAAAACGGTGCGCGAGGTCATGAAGCCTCGTCCGGAGATTTTTGCTGTTTCAGAAGATGTTACCGTTGAGCACCTTACGGAAATGCTGCGTTCGCGTCCTTATTCGCGTGTGCCGGTGTATTCCGGCTCCATTGATAAGATCGTCGGAATTGTCCACGCTCACGACGTTCTGCAGCTCACCGATGCCGAGGCTCGCATTCGTACCGTTGGCAGCATTATGAAGACCGATGTCCGTTTCGTCCCCGAAACCAAGCGGGTCAGCGATCTTCTCCGCGAGATGCAACGCGACAATATTCGTATAGAAGTAGTCATCGACGAGTACGGGGCCGTGGCCGGCATCGTCACCATTGAAGACATGGTTGAGGAGATCGTCGGCGAGATCAGCGACGAGCACGATAAGGTTGAGATCATCAAGGAAGCAGAAGACACTTACGTGATGTCCGGCAGCATGGACATCGATAGGCTGAACGAACTCTTTGGTTTCCGTTCCGAGGATCGGGAAGCCACCACCATTGCTGGCTTGGTAAGCGAAATTGCCGGGCGCATTCCTCACCCGGGCGAGATTATTACCGACGATGGGTTGAGCTTTGAAGTGCTCGAATCCACCGACCGAAAGGTCGTGCGGGTCCGCGTAGCGCCATCGCATCCAACTTCAGAATCCCAGTCTGTGAGAGCATAG
- the ybeY gene encoding rRNA maturation RNase YbeY: MITIEKPSDEVNEKALLRFTHKAIKASGVAGDVCILVTSSREMRRLNRCFRGKDKPTDVISFPAISVVAGKFAGDLAISLDIARSNARRLGHTTDEELRILILHGLLHLAGYDHESDEGEMERKESTLRNKLRLPSSLIARTEAEPGRAQTLGNQKKKVGRLR, translated from the coding sequence GTGATCACGATCGAAAAACCTTCTGACGAAGTGAACGAGAAAGCACTCCTCCGTTTTACCCACAAAGCCATCAAGGCCAGCGGCGTTGCCGGAGACGTTTGCATCCTGGTTACGTCCTCCCGCGAGATGCGTCGGCTGAACCGTTGTTTCCGCGGGAAAGACAAGCCGACGGATGTCATTTCTTTTCCGGCGATCTCCGTCGTTGCCGGCAAGTTCGCCGGTGATCTGGCTATTTCGCTCGACATAGCCCGCTCCAATGCTCGCCGGTTGGGCCACACTACGGACGAGGAACTGCGTATCCTTATACTGCACGGACTTTTGCACCTGGCGGGGTATGATCATGAGAGCGACGAAGGTGAAATGGAACGGAAAGAGTCCACTTTGCGGAACAAGCTGCGGCTTCCCTCGAGCCTGATCGCCCGTACGGAAGCAGAGCCGGGTAGGGCACAAACGCTTGGCAATCAGAAGAAGAAGGTTGGGCGCTTACGATGA
- a CDS encoding glucose 1-dehydrogenase, with the protein MGLPALDLTSKTAVVIGGTSGVGLTLSRGLAQAGANVVSSGRRQELVELIHGEIKKMGRGSLALACDVGNRESVETLLDAAVKEFGKVDILVNCAGITQRTPFLEVSEEEWNRIMETNLTGTVRTCQIFGRHMVERRYGRIINIASLSSFVGMFEVAAYSASKAAVASLTKTLAIEWAKYGVCVNALAPGVFRTDLNSALLDGTPRGQEFLLRTPMRRFGNLDELVGAAVFLASDAASFVTGHVLAVDGGFLASGVNQ; encoded by the coding sequence ATGGGACTTCCAGCACTGGATCTGACATCAAAGACCGCTGTCGTCATCGGGGGTACCTCCGGGGTGGGTCTCACCCTTTCAAGAGGCCTCGCGCAAGCGGGCGCCAATGTTGTTTCTTCCGGTCGCCGCCAGGAACTGGTCGAACTGATTCACGGCGAAATCAAGAAGATGGGCCGCGGCTCTCTCGCGCTGGCATGCGACGTCGGGAATCGCGAGAGTGTCGAGACCCTGCTCGATGCCGCCGTCAAAGAGTTTGGCAAGGTTGACATTCTCGTAAATTGCGCCGGAATCACGCAGCGTACACCCTTCCTGGAGGTCAGCGAGGAAGAGTGGAACCGGATCATGGAAACTAACCTCACCGGTACAGTTCGCACCTGCCAGATCTTCGGACGTCACATGGTGGAACGCCGCTATGGACGCATCATCAACATCGCGTCCCTGAGTTCGTTTGTCGGGATGTTCGAAGTTGCGGCCTATTCCGCAAGCAAGGCCGCTGTAGCTTCGCTTACAAAGACCCTTGCGATCGAGTGGGCAAAATACGGTGTGTGCGTGAATGCGCTCGCTCCCGGTGTGTTCCGCACCGATTTGAATTCTGCTCTGCTCGACGGCACTCCGCGAGGCCAGGAATTCCTGTTGCGGACGCCGATGCGCCGTTTCGGTAATCTCGACGAACTCGTCGGGGCCGCCGTCTTCTTGGCCTCCGACGCAGCCAGCTTTGTTACAGGTCACGTGTTAGCCGTGGATGGTGGTTTTCTCGCCAGTGGTGTGAATCAGTAG
- the era gene encoding GTPase Era: protein MRSGFATIIGRPNAGKSTLLNALVGSKIAIVTHKPQTTRNRVQGIINLQAKKGRPAAQVILIDTPGVHRPDTRLNQRMMQEVREGLEGCDLVLLITDVTEKFGPGEQFVINMAKKTATPTILLLNKIDRIPQKDKLLFIIDRWRQLHDFKEVIPISALKKDNLDVVLDSVVALLPEGPAYFPSDQVTDQPLRFLAAEMVREQVLLDTEQELPYSTTVIVEQFEEEPRLVRIAATIYCERDSQKPILIGKNGQMLKKIGTDARKDIETMLGKKVFLELFVKVRPGWRESRQFVEELDWRRQIENMIATNPED, encoded by the coding sequence ATGCGCTCTGGTTTCGCTACCATCATTGGCCGGCCCAATGCCGGAAAGTCCACCCTTCTCAACGCCCTCGTCGGCTCGAAGATTGCGATTGTCACCCACAAGCCGCAGACCACGCGCAACCGCGTGCAGGGCATCATCAACCTTCAAGCCAAAAAAGGACGGCCGGCAGCACAGGTCATTCTCATCGATACGCCCGGGGTGCATCGTCCGGATACTCGTCTCAACCAGCGCATGATGCAGGAGGTAAGGGAAGGCCTTGAGGGCTGCGACCTCGTTTTGCTCATTACCGATGTCACAGAGAAGTTCGGGCCCGGTGAGCAATTCGTCATTAACATGGCGAAAAAGACTGCAACGCCAACCATTTTGTTGCTGAACAAGATCGACCGCATCCCGCAGAAAGACAAGCTACTGTTCATCATCGACCGCTGGCGCCAACTGCACGACTTCAAAGAAGTCATCCCCATCTCGGCGCTTAAGAAAGACAACCTCGATGTTGTGCTGGACTCGGTGGTCGCCTTGCTTCCGGAAGGGCCTGCATACTTCCCGTCAGACCAGGTGACGGATCAACCACTCCGTTTTCTCGCCGCGGAAATGGTTCGCGAACAGGTGCTGCTTGATACCGAGCAAGAACTCCCTTATTCCACCACTGTCATCGTCGAGCAGTTCGAGGAAGAGCCGCGGCTAGTCCGGATCGCCGCCACCATCTACTGCGAGCGTGACAGCCAGAAACCGATTCTCATCGGAAAAAACGGCCAGATGCTCAAGAAGATCGGGACCGACGCTCGCAAGGACATCGAAACCATGCTCGGGAAGAAAGTCTTTCTTGAGTTGTTCGTGAAGGTCAGGCCGGGATGGCGCGAATCACGCCAGTTCGTGGAAGAACTCGACTGGCGGCGCCAGATTGAGAACAT
- the xylB gene encoding xylulokinase: protein MDVGTGGTRAVVVDEAGKVVGAATGEHQPFASPQIGWAEQDPEDWWKACGIAIRAAMKDAKVSADQISGVGLSGQMHGAVLLDEADKVIRPALIWCDVRTAAECAQLNADIGEKKIIELTCNPALTNFTLTKLLWVRNNEPKLWERFRRFLLPKDYVRLRMTGEHAIDVADASGTLLLDVAHRRWSDAMFSATHLDKSCAPAVFESPDVCGKINAAGAEHTGLRIGTPVVAGAGDQAGGAVGMGVVGAGTIHATIGTSGVVFASTDRPAMDSQGRLHTFCHAIPGRWHVMGVTQAAGGSLRWFRDTFGPSGSDAYDRLTSEASAVPAGSDGVLWAPYLMGERTPHLDPNARGALVGLTASHNRGHVVRAILEGVAFSLKDTLGIFADMKVPVTTIRLGGGGARSPLWRQIQADIYEHDVQVLAADEGAAYGAALLAGVGANIWPDVDTACSAAVRVATTVSPKPGNLPVLRKQYEAYRRLYPALRNVQALGAKA, encoded by the coding sequence ATTGATGTAGGTACAGGCGGTACGCGCGCAGTTGTTGTCGATGAAGCCGGCAAAGTCGTAGGTGCGGCAACAGGGGAACATCAGCCCTTCGCTTCGCCCCAGATCGGTTGGGCCGAACAGGATCCCGAGGACTGGTGGAAAGCATGCGGCATCGCGATTCGTGCCGCGATGAAGGACGCGAAAGTTTCCGCCGATCAGATTTCTGGCGTCGGACTCTCCGGTCAGATGCATGGTGCGGTCCTACTCGACGAAGCCGATAAGGTCATTCGCCCAGCTCTCATCTGGTGCGACGTTCGCACCGCCGCTGAATGCGCTCAGCTCAACGCCGACATCGGTGAGAAGAAGATCATCGAACTCACCTGCAATCCGGCGCTAACCAACTTCACCCTTACGAAACTACTTTGGGTCCGCAACAACGAGCCCAAGCTCTGGGAACGCTTTCGCCGCTTTCTGCTGCCGAAGGATTACGTCCGGCTCCGGATGACTGGAGAGCACGCCATCGATGTCGCCGACGCCTCCGGTACTTTGCTGCTCGACGTCGCGCACCGTCGCTGGAGCGACGCCATGTTCTCGGCGACGCATCTCGACAAGTCCTGTGCCCCGGCCGTCTTCGAATCTCCCGACGTCTGTGGAAAGATCAACGCCGCCGGCGCTGAGCACACCGGACTTCGTATCGGAACTCCTGTGGTCGCCGGCGCAGGCGACCAGGCCGGTGGAGCCGTCGGAATGGGCGTCGTTGGAGCTGGCACCATCCATGCCACCATCGGCACTTCCGGCGTGGTTTTTGCTTCCACCGACCGCCCGGCCATGGATTCTCAAGGCCGACTCCACACCTTCTGCCATGCCATTCCCGGACGCTGGCACGTCATGGGCGTAACGCAAGCCGCAGGCGGATCACTCCGCTGGTTCCGCGATACCTTTGGGCCCTCCGGTTCCGACGCCTACGATCGCCTTACCTCCGAAGCCTCCGCCGTTCCGGCTGGCAGCGATGGTGTCCTTTGGGCCCCTTACCTGATGGGCGAGCGTACACCGCATCTCGACCCGAACGCGCGTGGCGCGCTTGTCGGACTTACCGCAAGTCACAACCGTGGACACGTCGTCCGTGCCATTCTCGAAGGTGTCGCTTTCAGTCTTAAAGACACGCTGGGAATCTTCGCTGACATGAAGGTGCCGGTCACCACCATTCGTCTTGGTGGTGGTGGCGCTCGGTCGCCACTCTGGCGTCAGATCCAGGCGGACATCTATGAGCACGACGTCCAGGTGCTCGCCGCAGACGAAGGCGCAGCCTACGGTGCTGCTCTGCTTGCCGGCGTGGGCGCTAACATCTGGCCCGACGTTGACACCGCCTGCAGCGCTGCCGTAAGGGTTGCCACCACCGTCTCGCCAAAGCCCGGCAATCTGCCTGTCCTGCGTAAGCAATACGAGGCATACCGTCGACTTTACCCGGCTCTGCGTAATGTGCAGGCGCTTGGCGCAAAGGCCTGA
- a CDS encoding PhoH family protein produces MKKNIEITANIETLFGPRDENLRLLEDGLNVTIDLLADAVKIEGAAHDVQRAEQVFADYEHLQRSGFEFKNGDLTSMLRVLASDSSVTLRGLAEAGRQRSFGKRTVQPKSINQRRYLDTIEKNDMVFGIGPAGTGKTYLAVAMAISALVSKRVNRIILARPAVEAGERLGFLPGTLQEKVDPYLRPLYDALYDMLEPEKVDRYLEKNVIEVAPIAFMRGRTLNDAFIILDEAQNTTGEQMKMFLTRMGFNSKAVITGDITQIDLPNARRSGLIEAMDILKNVEGISFVHFDETDVVRHHLVQRIVRAYDDYKTRVGEAQLSLSLLGTNVRPIERSEDRDALLADPVQQVSNEEAAEI; encoded by the coding sequence ATGAAAAAGAACATTGAAATTACGGCCAACATTGAAACGCTCTTCGGTCCCCGTGACGAAAACCTCCGCCTTCTCGAAGACGGACTGAATGTCACCATCGACCTTCTCGCCGACGCGGTGAAGATCGAGGGGGCGGCCCACGATGTTCAGCGTGCCGAACAGGTCTTCGCCGACTACGAGCACCTGCAGCGTTCCGGGTTCGAGTTCAAGAACGGTGACCTCACCTCCATGTTGCGGGTGCTGGCCTCCGATTCTTCCGTGACCCTTCGGGGTCTCGCCGAAGCAGGCCGTCAACGTTCCTTTGGAAAACGTACTGTTCAGCCCAAGAGCATCAACCAGCGCCGCTACCTCGACACCATCGAGAAGAATGACATGGTGTTCGGTATCGGGCCCGCCGGTACGGGCAAAACCTATCTTGCCGTGGCGATGGCCATCTCTGCCCTTGTCAGCAAGCGGGTTAACCGGATCATCCTGGCACGTCCGGCCGTAGAAGCCGGAGAGCGTCTAGGCTTCCTGCCCGGGACATTGCAGGAGAAGGTGGATCCCTATCTCCGCCCGCTCTACGACGCACTTTACGACATGCTCGAGCCGGAAAAAGTTGACCGTTATCTCGAGAAGAACGTCATTGAAGTTGCGCCCATCGCGTTCATGCGTGGTCGCACACTGAACGACGCGTTCATTATTCTCGACGAAGCCCAGAACACCACGGGTGAGCAGATGAAGATGTTCTTGACCCGTATGGGCTTCAACAGCAAGGCCGTCATCACCGGCGATATCACCCAGATTGACTTGCCAAACGCCCGGCGCAGCGGTCTTATCGAGGCCATGGATATACTTAAGAATGTGGAGGGAATCTCCTTCGTTCACTTCGACGAAACGGATGTCGTCCGCCACCATCTGGTGCAGCGCATTGTCCGCGCTTATGATGACTACAAGACCCGTGTCGGCGAAGCACAGTTATCGCTCTCGCTCCTTGGCACCAACGTTCGTCCAATCGAGCGCAGCGAGGACCGGGATGCCCTTCTAGCCGATCCCGTGCAGCAGGTAAGCAACGAAGAAGCTGCCGAAATTTAA